The Amycolatopsis sp. NBC_01480 genome segment CCCGGCTGCGCCGCGACCACCTGCTCAGCGACGACCCGGTGTTCGCCGACGAGCACCTCGACGCCATCATCGTGCACCGCGACGACCGGCTGCTCGACGTGCTGCGCCGCCGCTGCCTGGCCCCGCTCGACGAGCTGAACGACTCCTCCCGCGAACGGCTTTCGACCACGCTCACCTCCTGGCTGCTGCACCTGGGCGACCGCAAGGCCGTGGCCGAAGACCTGCACATCCACCCGCAGACGGTGTCCTACCGGCTCGGCCGGCTGCACACGCTGTTCGGCCCCCAGCTGGACGACCCGGCCACCCGCGCGACGCTGATGCTGGCCCTGGCGTGGGGCCCGCCCGGCTCGGACTCGTGAGTGTTTATGACGGTTAGAACCGTCATAAACACTCACGAGTCCGAGCCGGGCGTCAGCTGGAGGCGCCGAACTTGGTTGCCAGGGTGCGGTAAACGCCGGGGACCGCGCCGCGCAGCGCGACGGGCAGGCGCAGCCAGCGGGGCACGTAGTAGTCACCGGGGCGGGCCGCTGCGCGCACCACCGCGGCGGCGACCCGGTCGGCGGGCACCGGCCGCGGGGTCGTGCGGGAGTAGGGCGTGCCGCGGCGCTCGAAGAACGCCGTCCGGACCACTCCGGGCACGACCACCCCGACGTCGACGCCGGTGCCGTGCAGTTCGTAACGCAGGCTGTCGGCGAAGGCGTCGAGGCCGGACTTCGTGGCCGCGTACACCGCTTCGCCCGCGACGCCGGTGCGGCCCGCGATCGACGTCACGAACACGATCCGGCCGTGGCCGCGCGCGAGCAGGCCGGGCAGCAGCGCGCGGGTCAGCTCCAACGGCGCGGTCAGGTTCACCGCGATCAGGCGTTCCAGCTCGGCGTCGGAGAGGCCCGGCAGCGGCCCGGCCCAGCCGAGGCCGGCGTTGTTGACGAGCACGTCCACCTGCCCGGTGACCGCCAGCGCGCGCTCCGCGAGCCCCGCCGCGGCGCCCGGCTCGGCCAGGTCGGTGTCGAGCGCGGTGCCTCCGGTTTCG includes the following:
- a CDS encoding SDR family NAD(P)-dependent oxidoreductase, producing MPGPAGGTVLVTGASSGIGEAAARRFAAAGAHVLLHGRDRARLAALATETGGTALDTDLAEPGAAAGLAERALAVTGQVDVLVNNAGLGWAGPLPGLSDAELERLIAVNLTAPLELTRALLPGLLARGHGRIVFVTSIAGRTGVAGEAVYAATKSGLDAFADSLRYELHGTGVDVGVVVPGVVRTAFFERRGTPYSRTTPRPVPADRVAAAVVRAAARPGDYYVPRWLRLPVALRGAVPGVYRTLATKFGASS